In a genomic window of Columba livia isolate bColLiv1 breed racing homer chromosome 4, bColLiv1.pat.W.v2, whole genome shotgun sequence:
- the UTP3 gene encoding something about silencing protein 10, with translation MTKFTAATCHGQNRNPRAGAGRALELLTGTALPEVWQDTVTRKHTDAPGVTPRGDPVRRGRHPRGPPRGAAEAEAARRKGKRVAGSGAVVAGAMRTRRGTVLRPPPQPGRADDGAEEPAGGGRAGPEELADELEESHERQFRAVMAALDSGEEAGDSEEEEEEEEVLGLQLPEDSSEEEDGLGEEEEEEEEEEVDGLDSYVDHSAEEVGDEEDEDGDEEDEDGEGEKERDEMEAEDGDLSMDSDLEERPQDAGLPHELSWGQRKQLYYDTDYGSDARAKGGRSQQEVDAEEQEEEQEAQVIQRRLVRDLGEDDYGLDMIQGYLAEQRKTQDSKGQKIDKDLQALSRKEQLKLLKQESPELLQLIEDLEVKLMELKDELHPLLQMVKNGTIPQGKGSRYLQTKYHLYLNYCANISFYLVLKSKRMPVHSHPVIERLVAYRNIINDLAVVDQRLSSQVRMLLKNYYDKKEQKLPKEKKFAMFLPLDAKKNKPKGAPALANGRADELSGESDLDEEAALKYYRMMEEKLRVKRKRTGDQDALEEAAAMEEEDPNKKRGVTYQMIKNKGLTPRRKKIDRNPRVKHREKFRRAKIRRKGQVREVRRELHRYAGELSGIRAGVKKSRKLQ, from the coding sequence atgacAAAATTCACCGCTGCAACCTGCCACGGTCAGAACAGAAACCCTCGGGCGGGGGCTGGCCGTGCGCTGGAGCTCCTGACGGGTACTGCTCTGCCAGAAGTCTGGCAGGACACGGTTACTCGGAAACACACCGACGCACCCGGGGTGACTCCGCGTGGGGACCCGGTGAGGCGGGGGCGGCACCCGAGAGGCCCGCCCCGGGGAGCGGCGGAAGCGGAGGCAGCGCGGCGGAAGGGGAAGCGGGTTGCCGGAAGCGGGGCCGTGGTTGCCGGGGCCATGCGGACGCGGCGCGGTACGGTGCTGCGCCCGCCGCCGCAGCCCGGCCGGGCGGACGATGGCGCGGAGGAGCccgcgggcggcgggcgggcgggcccCGAGGAGCTGGCGGACGAGCTGGAGGAGTCCCACGAGCGGCAGTTCCGGGCCGTGATGGCGGCCCTGGACAGCGGGGAGGAGGCCGGGGacagcgaggaggaggaggaggaggaggaagtgctggggctgcagctgcccgAGGACTCCagcgaggaggaggatggactcggggaggaagaggaggaggaggaggaagaagaggtagACGGGCTCGATTCTTATGTGGACCACAGTGCAGAGGAGGTTGGagatgaggaggatgaggatggggatgaggaggatgaggatggagaAGGTGAGAAGGAGCGAGATGAGATGGAAGCTGAAGATGGGGACCTGTCCATGGACAGTGACTTGGAGGAGCGTCCTCAGGACGCCGGGCTCCCGCACGAGCTGTCCTGGGGCCAGCGCAAGCAGCTGTACTACGACACGGACTACGGCAGCGACGCCCGGGCCAAGGGCGGGCGCAGCCAGCAGGAGGTGGACgcggaggagcaggaggaggagcaggaggctcAGGTCATCCAGAGGCGCTTAGTGCGGGACCTGGGCGAGGACGATTATGGGCTGGATATGATCCAGGGCTACCTGGCCGAGCAGCGCAAAACCCAGGACAGCAAGGGGCAGAAGATTGACAAGGACTTGCAGGCCCTTTCCAgaaaggagcagctgaagcTGCTGAAGCAGGAGTCCCCTGAGCTCCTGCAGCTGATCGAGGACTTGGAAGTCAAGCTGATGGAGCTCAAGGACGAGCTGCACCCGCTGCTGCAGATGGTCAAAAATGGCACCATCCCGCAAGGGAAAGGCAGTCGCTATTTGCAGACCAAGTACCATCTCTACTTGAATTACTGTGCCAATATCAGTTTCTATTTGGTTTTGAAGTCCAAGAGGATGCCGGTTCATAGCCACCCCGTTATCGAACGGCTGGTTGCCTATAGAAACATAATCAATGACCTAGCTGTTGTAGATCAAAGGTTATCCTCGCAGGTTCGCATGCTTTTGAAGAACTACTACGATaagaaggaacagaaattaCCGAAAGAGAAGAAGTTTGCGATGTTTCTTCCACTGGAtgctaagaaaaacaaaccgAAAGGTGCTCCTGCGCTCGCCAATGGCCGGGCTGACGAGCTGTCCGGTGAGTCAGACCTGGATGAGGAGGCTGCCCTAAAATACTACCGGATGAtggaggagaagctgagagtcAAGAGGAAGAGAACTGGAGACCAGGACGCCCTTGAAGAAGCAGCAGCGATGGAAGAAGAGGATCCAAATAAGAAGCGAGGCGTGACCTATCAGATGATCAAGAACAAAGGCCTGACCCCCCGCAGGAAGAAGATCGATCGCAACCCCAGGGTCAAGCACCGGGAGAAGTTCCGTCGCGCCAAGATCCGCCGCAAGGGCCAGGTCCGCGAGGTCCGGAGGGAGCTGCACAGATACGCCGGGGAGCTGTCGGGCATTCGCGCTGGGgtcaagaaaagcaggaagcTTCAAtga